Below is a genomic region from Luoshenia tenuis.
TTCGACGCCATCTACCGACCATTCCCGCGAATACACGCCGCTTTTGGCCTGGGGGCCGGCGCTCAAGGGCGGCGTGGACCTGGGCACGCGCGCCAGCTTTGCGGATATTGCCCAGACCGTGTTGCAGGCCCTGAACGTTAAGGGAGATAGCCTTGCGGGTACGTCGTTTTTGGATGAGATGAAGCGTTAAGCCGGTTTGCCTTGCGCAGAGGCGGCCGCCTCTGGTAAACTTGATATTAGCAAGCTAAATATTTATTGGGGGGATAGAGATGGAAAGGATCGCACGGCGCTGGAAATCGCTCAGCCAGGAGGAGGTGCGGCGCATCAGAAATGCCTCTTCGGTGGAGCAGTACGCCACAGGTGGCCTGGCAGGCGGACAGTACATGCCGGCGTATACCGGCGCGCTGACGGGGAAAGCGGTAACGTTGAACTTTGAGGGACGGGAGGCCTTGCACTATAAGTTTGAGGATGCGCACGCTTTGGCCTGGCAAGATGGCGCGGGCGGGGAGGGGCGCGAGTTTTATCAAGCCCATGTAGGAGCGCAAAACGTCTACTTTGTACACCACGCGGTGGAAGGGACGCTAGAAGGGCGCACGCTGGTGCTGGATTTTGACACGGGGCTGGTCACGCTGTGCGCGGCGAAGATTGGCAATGGATATGAGGCCCGGGAGGTCGGCCATACCTTCTATTTTGGACGAATCGCGGGGGTGGGCGATGGCAAAGCGCCCTTGCACGGCTTTACCCACGATCTGGTAGGCAAGGCCATCCGCTGGACGTATCGGGAAAATGAGATGATGGTCAAACACGTTTACCTGACGCCGCAGTACTATGCCTATACCATGATCGGCGGGTTGAACGGGTGGACCAGCGCCACCCCGGCGGATTATGTAAAGATCCGCGAGAACCTCTATATCTTTACCTGGCTGGAGGAG
It encodes:
- a CDS encoding MoaF C-terminal domain-containing protein, which gives rise to MERIARRWKSLSQEEVRRIRNASSVEQYATGGLAGGQYMPAYTGALTGKAVTLNFEGREALHYKFEDAHALAWQDGAGGEGREFYQAHVGAQNVYFVHHAVEGTLEGRTLVLDFDTGLVTLCAAKIGNGYEAREVGHTFYFGRIAGVGDGKAPLHGFTHDLVGKAIRWTYRENEMMVKHVYLTPQYYAYTMIGGLNGWTSATPADYVKIRENLYIFTWLEERQAGIEGICLIDLEAMHDVGGFFGINSGDAFECYTFGAKGEWSTPHTDFED